One window of Desulfobacca acetoxidans DSM 11109 genomic DNA carries:
- a CDS encoding Clp1/GlmU family protein, whose product MNTSSTLAIDLPSGWETAADRALAIDGVIMILGGPDRGKSTFCRYLLGRARAESRPAAFIDGDLGQSHLGPPATLGLNFYPPRPPDDSGLFPDVLYFIGQTSPPGRMMELVVGLRHLADIARRRGQYRIIVNTSGFIGGPAAHRLKLAKAESLTPRLVIGLQQEQELASILAPLQRFRPEAVLTLPVSAQAQPKPFQQRRLYRQERFAAYFQTARLRHFPLEHLAWLGFPFGQGRLLPAASQQWLGQILNHTPVLRAEEVAQGFIVLVDRRLTESDLAATEAELGQKKIYWAQWRQLEYRLVGLLDRHLLTLALGLLPPSPWNHQFLGIVTPLPADRLSQVKFCRLGKMRLSPDGQELFGANTRFAPADGPVGA is encoded by the coding sequence TTGAACACGAGTTCGACCCTCGCCATCGATCTGCCCTCGGGCTGGGAAACGGCCGCCGACCGGGCCTTGGCAATTGACGGCGTCATCATGATCTTGGGAGGCCCGGACCGGGGCAAGAGCACCTTCTGCCGCTATCTCCTCGGCCGGGCCCGGGCGGAAAGCAGACCGGCGGCCTTTATTGACGGCGATCTGGGCCAGTCTCATTTAGGTCCCCCCGCCACTCTGGGCCTCAACTTTTATCCTCCCCGCCCCCCTGATGACTCGGGTCTTTTTCCCGATGTTCTCTATTTTATCGGTCAGACCTCTCCGCCTGGTAGAATGATGGAACTAGTCGTTGGTCTGCGCCACTTGGCCGACATCGCCCGCCGGCGCGGGCAGTATCGCATCATTGTCAACACCAGCGGTTTCATTGGCGGTCCGGCGGCCCATCGGCTGAAGTTGGCCAAGGCAGAGTCCCTGACACCCCGTCTGGTCATAGGTCTGCAACAGGAACAGGAGTTGGCATCTATCCTGGCTCCCCTACAGCGTTTCCGGCCAGAGGCGGTACTAACCCTGCCGGTCTCCGCCCAGGCGCAGCCGAAGCCCTTTCAGCAGCGGCGTCTCTACCGCCAGGAACGATTTGCGGCATACTTCCAAACCGCCCGCCTCCGCCACTTCCCGCTTGAGCACCTGGCCTGGCTGGGTTTTCCTTTCGGCCAGGGACGCCTCCTGCCAGCCGCATCTCAGCAATGGCTCGGCCAGATTCTCAATCATACCCCGGTGCTCCGCGCCGAGGAGGTCGCCCAGGGTTTCATAGTGCTTGTGGACCGGAGGTTAACCGAGTCGGATCTGGCTGCGACCGAAGCAGAACTGGGCCAGAAAAAGATTTATTGGGCCCAGTGGCGGCAGTTGGAATATCGCCTGGTCGGGCTGCTGGATCGCCACCTGCTGACCCTGGCTTTGGGACTGCTCCCGCCATCCCCCTGGAATCACCAGTTCTTGGGAATAGTAACCCCTCTACCGGCCGACCGTCTCTCCCAAGTAAAGTTCTGTCGTTTGGGTAAGATGCGCTTATCTCCGGACGGCCAGGAGTTGTTTGGGGCGAATACACGATTCGCCCCTGCGGATGGGCCTGTCGGCGCGTAG
- a CDS encoding nitroreductase, giving the protein MEVKEVIYRRRSIRAFTPAPIPKKTLMQLIGAAIQAPSARNIQPWQFIVVTGKARARLAHSLLTRYEQDLAQGRQLPAIELPEPYQARARRFTESLAPAAVHEPTFDLIRGSLNFYGAPAVILLALDRRLSPDRLFDVGAAAQNLLLMAEAQGLSTCVIGLVLWYQDLIRQELQLPESVNLITTIALGIPDRTSPLFDHSASREDAAEFLTWID; this is encoded by the coding sequence ATGGAAGTGAAGGAGGTAATCTACCGCCGCCGCAGCATTCGGGCCTTCACCCCGGCGCCGATTCCCAAAAAGACGCTGATGCAGCTTATTGGCGCCGCCATTCAGGCCCCTTCGGCGCGCAATATCCAGCCCTGGCAGTTCATCGTAGTTACCGGCAAGGCCCGCGCCCGCCTGGCCCACAGTCTGCTGACCCGATACGAGCAGGACCTGGCTCAGGGGAGACAGCTTCCGGCCATCGAGCTTCCGGAGCCTTACCAGGCTCGGGCGCGCCGCTTTACTGAGTCCTTGGCACCTGCCGCCGTGCATGAGCCGACTTTCGATCTGATACGCGGCAGTCTTAATTTTTATGGCGCTCCGGCAGTCATCTTGCTTGCTCTGGATCGCCGGCTGTCGCCGGATCGTTTGTTTGACGTAGGGGCGGCGGCGCAAAATCTTCTCTTAATGGCCGAGGCGCAGGGGCTGAGCACCTGTGTCATCGGCCTCGTGCTGTGGTATCAGGACCTGATCCGGCAGGAACTGCAATTGCCCGAGAGCGTCAATCTCATAACAACCATAGCCTTGGGGATTCCGGACCGTACGAGTCCTTTATTTGACCACTCCGCCAGCCGGGAAGACGCAGCCGAATTTCTCACCTGGATCGATTAG